The following proteins are encoded in a genomic region of Methanobrevibacter sp.:
- a CDS encoding right-handed parallel beta-helix repeat-containing protein: MEENNEQKDNCIINDIKCALSISAVSADDGAATTVANYTDLQTTIDDASTGGSIDLSSDYNRNVTLKDTWVNITKNITINGNNHVIDGKEGYVFDISKNVVVTINNVTFINSIRPIDNSGNVILNNCTFIKNNGAVNCYAGSTLEVNDCNFINNTRTSKTAMGGAISATNAVVKINGSKFINNSAVNSADDNGFAFGGAVFVQGGGNLTVVNTEFTTNKANSKNNNAQGGAIFAWNNVESVSVENCTFTGNSAVNGGAIYTDNNTELTVKGSNFTGNSAIDDTVVGSGGAIFSEGNLNVDNSTFVGNNATNGGAIYAAATSNKTVTVKDSEFSKNTATHTDDAKGGEGGAILLIGSIDASVSGCTFEDNKAKFNGADINNQATNLAVTDSSFANGVASKGGAIFTNTTVIVDNSTFTNSARPVYNMGTATLNNSTFTNNKGAISSLSGSTLEVNDCNFINNTRASSYAMGGAIYATNAAVKVNGSKFINNSAVNSADDNGFAFGGAVFVQGGGNLTVVNTEFTTNKANSKNNNAQGGAIFAWNNVESVSVENCTFTGNSAVNGGAIYTDNNTELTVKGSNFTGNSAIDDTVVGSGGAIFSEGNLNVDNSTFVGNNATNGGAIYAAATSNKTVTVKDSEFSKNTATHTDDAKGGEGGAILLIGSIDASVSGCTFEDNKAKFNGADINNQATNLAVTDSSFANGVASKGGAIFTNTTVIVDNSTFTNSARPVYNMGTATLNNSTFTNNKGAISSLSGSTLEVNDCNFINNTRASSYAMGGAIYATNAAVKVNGSKFINNSAVNSADDNGFAFGGAVFVQGGGNLTVVNTEFTTNKANSKNNNAQGGAIFAWNNVESVSVENCTFTGNSAVNGGAIYTDNNTELTVKGSNFTGNSAIDDTVVGSGGAIFSEGNLNVDNSTFVGNNATNGGAIYAAATSNKTVTVKDSEFSKNTATHTDDAKGGEGGAILLIGSIDASVSGCTFEDNTAKYYGGAINNQATNLAVDGTAFENNAAGVSGGAIYNNETLNVDDSTFKDNSATNYGGAIYTGKYTKVSNSEFIGNQADNGSVIYSYPDPAVLVLDNVVADDKGIYDNGTYNVENVTYITETTIDNDSAIIANNVVISGTVSPTANGDITVTIIDEDGTVVATQDGTVTDGEYSVDFGSIKPGNYTVKAEFKENDEYLASEASADIEVLPSMIASDIEMIYKDGTKYNVTVLDKDGNPAAGENVTVSLDGKYFKNLTYTITTDENGVAYLPINLIAGEYNITATRGNESVTTSINVLPATNSLVNNSDIVMYYKNGTKYSVALVNAKGTPVAGETVSLILNGKYFKDLKYDRITDEEGMVYLPINLAVGQYTITAKYGSEAVTNSITVLAKQYNLIGNDLVKYFKNGTQYTVKLLDEQGNPAAGETVALTITGKNFKTVTYNVVTDENGVATLTINLAPGQYSITAKYGAVSTTNTVTVLPVLSTESIIILVGEPADFVANVVDEQGSPAANQKVAFTIKFPSKTVTYYKVTDENGVAKLPINLAKGTYTVNVSLENGAKATGTVKVIKQ; this comes from the coding sequence ATGGAGGAAAATAATGAACAAAAAGATAATTGTATTATTAATGATATTAAATGCGCTTTATCTATCTCCGCTGTTTCTGCAGACGACGGAGCTGCTACTACTGTAGCTAATTATACAGACCTTCAAACCACAATCGATGATGCTTCTACTGGTGGTTCTATTGATCTATCATCAGATTATAATAGAAACGTCACATTAAAAGATACATGGGTTAACATTACTAAAAATATAACTATTAATGGTAACAATCATGTAATTGATGGAAAAGAGGGTTATGTATTTGATATTTCAAAAAATGTAGTAGTAACTATTAATAATGTTACTTTTATTAATAGTATAAGGCCTATTGATAACTCAGGTAACGTTATTTTAAACAATTGTACTTTCATTAAGAATAATGGTGCTGTCAACTGTTATGCTGGAAGTACTTTGGAAGTAAATGACTGTAACTTTATTAATAATACAAGAACTTCAAAAACTGCAATGGGTGGAGCAATATCCGCTACCAATGCAGTAGTCAAAATTAATGGTTCTAAATTTATTAACAACTCTGCTGTAAACAGTGCAGATGACAATGGATTTGCATTTGGTGGTGCTGTATTTGTTCAAGGTGGAGGAAATTTAACTGTTGTTAATACTGAATTCACTACTAACAAAGCAAACAGTAAAAACAATAATGCTCAAGGTGGAGCTATTTTCGCATGGAACAATGTTGAATCTGTTTCTGTTGAAAATTGTACATTCACCGGTAACTCTGCTGTAAACGGTGGAGCTATCTACACCGACAATAATACTGAGCTTACTGTAAAAGGTTCAAACTTTACTGGTAACTCTGCTATTGATGATACCGTTGTAGGTTCCGGTGGAGCAATATTCTCTGAAGGCAATCTTAATGTTGATAATTCTACTTTTGTAGGTAATAACGCAACTAACGGTGGAGCTATTTATGCAGCTGCTACTTCAAATAAAACTGTAACTGTCAAAGATTCTGAATTTAGTAAAAACACCGCAACTCATACTGACGATGCAAAAGGTGGAGAAGGTGGAGCTATTTTATTAATTGGTTCTATTGACGCTTCTGTATCCGGTTGTACCTTTGAAGACAATAAGGCTAAGTTTAATGGTGCAGATATTAACAATCAAGCTACTAATTTAGCTGTTACTGATTCTTCATTTGCTAATGGTGTTGCTAGTAAAGGTGGAGCTATTTTCACTAATACTACTGTGATTGTTGATAATTCTACTTTTACCAATAGTGCAAGACCTGTCTACAACATGGGAACTGCAACTTTAAATAACAGTACTTTTACCAATAATAAAGGAGCTATTTCTAGTTTATCTGGAAGTACCTTAGAAGTAAATGACTGTAACTTCATTAATAACACTAGAGCTTCAAGCTATGCAATGGGTGGTGCAATATATGCTACCAATGCAGCAGTTAAAGTTAATGGTTCTAAATTTATTAACAACTCTGCTGTAAACAGTGCAGATGACAATGGATTTGCATTTGGTGGTGCTGTATTTGTTCAAGGTGGAGGAAATTTAACTGTTGTTAATACTGAATTCACTACTAACAAAGCAAACAGTAAAAACAATAATGCTCAAGGTGGAGCTATTTTCGCATGGAACAATGTTGAATCTGTTTCTGTTGAAAATTGTACATTCACCGGTAACTCTGCTGTAAACGGTGGAGCTATCTACACCGACAATAATACTGAGCTTACTGTAAAAGGTTCAAACTTTACTGGTAACTCTGCTATTGATGATACCGTTGTAGGTTCCGGTGGAGCAATATTCTCTGAAGGCAATCTTAATGTTGATAATTCTACTTTTGTAGGTAATAACGCAACTAACGGTGGAGCTATTTATGCAGCTGCTACTTCAAATAAAACTGTAACTGTCAAAGATTCTGAATTTAGTAAAAACACCGCAACTCATACTGACGATGCAAAAGGTGGAGAAGGTGGAGCTATTTTATTAATTGGTTCTATTGACGCTTCTGTATCCGGTTGTACCTTTGAAGACAATAAGGCTAAGTTTAATGGTGCAGATATTAACAATCAAGCTACTAATTTAGCTGTTACTGATTCTTCATTTGCTAATGGTGTTGCTAGTAAAGGTGGAGCTATTTTCACTAATACTACTGTGATTGTTGATAATTCTACTTTTACCAATAGTGCAAGACCTGTCTACAACATGGGAACTGCAACTTTAAATAACAGTACTTTTACCAATAATAAAGGAGCTATTTCTAGTTTATCTGGAAGTACCTTAGAAGTAAATGACTGTAACTTCATTAATAACACTAGAGCTTCAAGCTATGCAATGGGTGGTGCAATATATGCTACCAATGCAGCAGTTAAAGTTAATGGTTCTAAATTTATTAACAACTCTGCTGTAAACAGTGCAGATGACAATGGATTTGCATTTGGTGGTGCTGTATTTGTTCAAGGTGGAGGAAATTTAACTGTTGTTAATACTGAATTCACTACTAACAAAGCAAACAGTAAAAACAATAATGCTCAAGGTGGAGCTATTTTCGCATGGAACAATGTTGAATCTGTTTCTGTTGAAAATTGTACATTCACCGGTAACTCTGCTGTAAACGGTGGAGCTATCTACACCGACAATAATACTGAGCTTACTGTAAAAGGTTCAAACTTTACTGGTAACTCTGCTATTGATGATACCGTTGTAGGTTCCGGTGGAGCAATATTCTCTGAAGGCAATCTTAATGTTGATAATTCTACTTTTGTAGGTAATAACGCAACTAACGGTGGAGCTATTTATGCAGCTGCTACTTCAAATAAAACTGTAACTGTCAAAGATTCTGAATTTAGTAAAAACACCGCAACTCATACTGACGATGCAAAAGGTGGAGAAGGTGGAGCTATCTTATTAATAGGTTCAATTGACGCTTCCGTATCCGGATGTACCTTTGAAGACAACACAGCAAAATATTATGGTGGAGCCATTAACAATCAGGCTACTAATTTAGCTGTTGATGGTACTGCATTTGAAAATAACGCTGCAGGTGTAAGTGGTGGTGCTATTTACAATAATGAAACTTTAAATGTCGATGACTCTACATTTAAAGACAACTCTGCTACTAATTATGGTGGTGCAATCTACACAGGTAAATACACTAAAGTTTCCAATTCTGAATTTATAGGAAATCAAGCAGATAATGGTAGTGTAATTTACAGTTATCCTGATCCTGCAGTATTAGTATTGGATAATGTTGTTGCTGATGATAAAGGAATTTATGACAATGGTACTTACAATGTAGAAAACGTTACTTACATTACTGAAACTACCATTGACAACGATTCAGCTATCATTGCTAACAATGTAGTTATTTCCGGTACTGTAAGTCCTACTGCAAACGGTGATATTACTGTAACCATTATTGATGAAGATGGTACTGTTGTTGCAACCCAAGACGGTACTGTAACTGATGGAGAATACTCTGTAGACTTCGGTTCAATTAAACCAGGAAATTACACAGTAAAAGCAGAATTCAAGGAAAATGATGAATATCTTGCTTCTGAAGCTTCTGCAGATATTGAAGTTTTACCAAGTATGATTGCTAGCGATATTGAAATGATTTACAAAGACGGTACTAAATATAATGTAACCGTTTTAGATAAGGATGGTAATCCTGCTGCTGGTGAAAACGTAACTGTAAGTCTTGATGGTAAATACTTCAAAAACCTTACATACACCATTACAACTGATGAAAACGGTGTAGCATACTTACCTATTAACTTAATAGCTGGTGAATACAACATCACTGCTACTCGTGGTAATGAATCAGTTACAACCAGTATCAATGTACTTCCTGCAACAAATAGTTTAGTAAACAACAGCGATATTGTAATGTACTACAAAAACGGTACTAAATACAGTGTAGCTCTTGTAAATGCTAAAGGAACTCCTGTTGCTGGCGAAACAGTATCTTTAATCCTTAATGGTAAATACTTCAAAGACCTTAAATATGATAGGATAACTGATGAAGAAGGTATGGTTTACTTACCAATCAATTTAGCTGTTGGTCAATACACCATCACTGCTAAATATGGTTCAGAAGCTGTAACTAACTCCATTACTGTTTTAGCAAAACAATACAATTTAATTGGAAACGATCTTGTAAAATACTTCAAAAACGGTACTCAATACACTGTAAAACTTTTAGATGAACAAGGTAATCCTGCAGCTGGTGAAACTGTAGCTCTTACTATCACCGGTAAAAACTTTAAAACAGTTACTTATAATGTAGTTACTGATGAAAATGGTGTTGCAACTTTAACTATTAATTTAGCACCAGGTCAATATAGTATAACTGCTAAATATGGTGCTGTAAGTACTACTAACACAGTTACTGTTTTACCTGTATTATCTACTGAAAGTATTATAATATTAGTAGGTGAACCTGCTGATTTCGTTGCAAACGTTGTAGACGAACAAGGTAGTCCTGCAGCTAATCAAAAAGTAGCATTCACTATTAAATTCCCATCCAAAACAGTTACTTATTATAAAGTCACTGATGAAAATGGTGTAGCTAAATTACCTATTAATTTAGCTAAAGGTACTTACACTGTTAACGTAAGTCTTGAAAATGGTGCAAAAGCTACTGGTACTGTAAAAGTAATTAAACAATAA
- a CDS encoding threonine--tRNA ligase yields MRILLIHSDYLNYNVKNKTPVAEEIEEAKKSGAFDESLVVFTAVEKEDEKNPEAIVRNLVKEVKKANEQVKAENIVLYPYAHLSSSLSSPKVAVKILKDAEEALLDEDLEVKRVPFGWYKAFEISCKGHPLSELSRTITAEEDVEGEKEEKKPSTWSILDGDKVLDIEGFEFDNDQFEKLVQYELGEGSSDEGEPPHVKLMREKELCDYEIASDVGNLKWFPKGRLVRDLLSDYVYNLVVDQGAMPIETPIFYDLENEAINVHAAKFGERQYKTDTKKNLMLRFACCFGAFRVMADSFLTWRNLPAKLYELSTYSFRFEKKGEVVGLKRLRAFTMPDFHSFCADVPASLEEFSKQTDMCIQTGIDLGVNYEVIFRATQDFFDENKDWMYSIGKKIGKPVLLEILPERKHYWVCKVDFAAIDFLGRPIENPTVQIDVESGKRFDITYLGEDGKEHNPTILHCSPTGSIERVICSLLEKTAIEIDEKAPMLPTWLSPIQVRVITVGEAHKEFANKLADEIFAANIRVDVDDRDESVGKKIRNAATEWIPYTFVVGDNEMESGNLTVTVRETGEKVDMTVDELIDAVKEATKGMPYRGLPLPKDISKRINFQ; encoded by the coding sequence ATGAGAATTTTACTTATCCATTCCGATTATTTAAATTATAATGTGAAAAACAAGACCCCAGTAGCTGAGGAAATTGAAGAAGCTAAAAAATCTGGTGCTTTTGATGAATCCTTAGTTGTTTTTACTGCGGTTGAAAAAGAAGACGAGAAAAATCCAGAAGCAATTGTTAGAAACTTAGTTAAAGAAGTTAAAAAGGCTAATGAACAAGTTAAAGCTGAAAACATTGTTTTATATCCATACGCTCATTTATCTTCTTCTTTAAGTTCTCCAAAAGTGGCTGTTAAAATCTTAAAAGATGCTGAAGAAGCGCTTTTAGATGAAGACTTGGAAGTTAAAAGAGTACCATTTGGATGGTATAAAGCATTTGAAATATCCTGTAAGGGACACCCATTAAGTGAACTTTCAAGAACAATCACTGCAGAAGAAGATGTGGAAGGAGAAAAAGAAGAGAAAAAACCTTCCACCTGGTCTATTCTTGATGGAGACAAAGTATTGGATATTGAAGGCTTTGAATTTGACAATGATCAATTTGAAAAGCTTGTTCAATATGAGCTTGGTGAAGGTTCATCAGATGAAGGAGAACCACCACACGTTAAGTTAATGAGAGAAAAAGAGCTTTGTGACTATGAAATTGCATCTGATGTAGGTAACCTCAAATGGTTCCCTAAAGGTCGTCTTGTAAGAGATTTGCTTTCTGATTATGTTTACAATTTAGTAGTGGACCAAGGAGCTATGCCAATCGAAACTCCTATCTTCTATGATTTGGAAAATGAAGCGATTAACGTTCATGCTGCTAAATTTGGTGAAAGACAGTATAAAACCGATACCAAAAAGAACCTAATGCTTAGATTCGCATGTTGTTTCGGTGCATTTAGAGTGATGGCTGACTCTTTCCTGACCTGGAGAAACTTACCTGCAAAATTATATGAACTTTCAACCTACAGTTTCCGTTTTGAGAAAAAAGGAGAAGTTGTTGGACTTAAAAGATTAAGAGCATTTACCATGCCTGATTTCCATAGTTTCTGTGCAGATGTCCCTGCTTCCTTAGAAGAATTCTCAAAACAAACTGACATGTGTATCCAGACTGGAATTGACCTTGGAGTAAACTATGAAGTAATTTTCAGAGCTACCCAAGACTTCTTTGACGAAAATAAAGACTGGATGTACAGCATAGGTAAAAAAATTGGAAAACCAGTTTTGCTTGAAATCCTACCTGAAAGAAAACATTACTGGGTTTGTAAAGTAGACTTTGCAGCTATTGATTTCCTTGGAAGGCCAATTGAAAATCCTACTGTTCAGATTGATGTTGAAAGTGGTAAAAGATTTGATATCACATACCTTGGAGAAGATGGTAAGGAACACAACCCAACCATTCTTCACTGTTCCCCAACAGGAAGTATTGAAAGAGTTATCTGCAGCTTACTTGAAAAAACTGCTATTGAAATTGATGAAAAAGCACCAATGTTACCAACCTGGCTAAGTCCAATCCAAGTTAGAGTAATAACTGTCGGAGAGGCACATAAAGAGTTTGCAAACAAATTAGCTGATGAGATTTTTGCTGCAAATATTCGTGTGGATGTAGATGACAGAGACGAAAGCGTAGGTAAGAAAATAAGAAATGCCGCTACAGAATGGATTCCTTACACCTTTGTAGTAGGTGACAACGAAATGGAATCTGGAAATCTCACAGTTACCGTGCGTGAAACTGGAGAAAAAGTAGATATGACAGTAGACGAATTAATAGATGCAGTTAAGGAAGCAACTAAAGGAATGCCTTACAGAGGACTACCATTGCCTAAAGACATTTCCAAAAGAATTAACTTCCAATAA
- a CDS encoding bifunctional 5,6,7,8-tetrahydromethanopterin hydro-lyase/3-hexulose-6-phosphate synthase — translation MYNIGEALIGDGDELAHIDLIIGDKEGPAGQAFANGLSNLSVGHTPLTTVIRPNLMTKPATLIIPKVTVEDLDGASKVFGPAQTAVGRAVADAVEEGYIPKEIVEDIVINVSVFIHPAAKDYRKIYQYNYGATKLAIKRAMEGYPSIEKVLEEKDRGTHPIMGFKVQKLWSPPYLQVALDLDNLDVMERIINDLPDKERVLLEAGTPLVKKFGVGVVSKIRELRPDAFIIADLKTLDVGRVEVKMAADETADAVAISGLGTTESIAKAIQETQKQGIYSILDMMNVDNFEDKLIALPDDLKPDIVLLHRNVDLETYLAEKGEDTSDLSAWGNIPAIKEIIDGGLVAVAGGITPDNVEEALDKGADIIIAGRYIIGSRDVRRSAQDFLAHFPPDPDNMRLALDEDEQVEIEEDKD, via the coding sequence ATGTACAATATAGGAGAAGCTCTCATCGGAGACGGTGACGAATTAGCTCACATCGATTTAATCATTGGTGACAAGGAAGGTCCAGCAGGACAAGCATTTGCTAATGGATTATCCAATTTATCTGTAGGACATACTCCTTTGACCACTGTAATTAGACCAAACTTAATGACAAAACCAGCTACTTTAATTATTCCTAAAGTAACTGTAGAAGATTTAGATGGTGCAAGTAAAGTATTTGGGCCAGCACAAACTGCTGTAGGTAGAGCAGTTGCAGACGCTGTTGAAGAAGGATATATTCCAAAAGAAATTGTAGAAGACATTGTAATTAACGTAAGTGTATTCATACACCCAGCAGCAAAAGATTACAGAAAAATATACCAATACAACTATGGAGCAACCAAATTAGCTATCAAAAGAGCTATGGAAGGTTACCCATCAATTGAAAAAGTACTTGAAGAAAAAGATCGTGGAACTCATCCAATTATGGGCTTCAAAGTACAAAAACTTTGGTCTCCACCATACTTACAAGTTGCTCTTGACTTAGACAACTTAGATGTAATGGAAAGAATCATTAATGATCTTCCAGACAAAGAAAGAGTTCTTCTTGAAGCAGGAACACCACTCGTTAAAAAATTCGGTGTTGGAGTTGTTTCAAAAATCAGAGAATTACGTCCAGACGCTTTCATCATTGCTGATTTGAAAACCTTAGACGTTGGACGTGTAGAAGTAAAAATGGCTGCTGACGAAACTGCAGATGCTGTAGCTATTTCTGGTCTTGGAACCACTGAATCAATCGCTAAAGCTATTCAAGAAACTCAAAAACAAGGTATTTACTCCATCTTAGATATGATGAATGTAGATAACTTTGAAGACAAATTAATCGCTCTTCCAGATGATTTAAAACCAGATATTGTATTATTACACAGAAATGTAGATTTAGAAACATACCTTGCTGAAAAAGGTGAAGACACTAGTGACTTATCTGCATGGGGTAATATTCCAGCAATCAAAGAAATTATTGACGGCGGATTAGTCGCTGTAGCTGGAGGAATCACTCCTGACAATGTTGAAGAAGCTCTCGATAAAGGTGCTGACATTATTATTGCAGGAAGATACATTATCGGTTCTAGAGATGTAAGAAGATCTGCACAAGACTTCCTTGCTCACTTCCCACCTGATCCTGATAATATGAGACTCGCATTAGATGAAGACGAGCAAGTGGAAATTGAAGAAGACAAAGATTAA
- a CDS encoding Ig-like domain-containing protein: MIKKVMVLLTILIFVFSVSAISAEDNNDLNYSDLQSSIDQSGDSIDLTSDYTRAEGEKWVTINKNITINGNDHTIDGNGYYVFDIPKNTVVIFNNIKFINSLRPIDNAGTVILNDCTFNDNNGAVNCYAGSTLEINNCIFTNNGRVATNAMGGAISITNAKVTISNSQFTNNVVNYNGTNPDYNSGFGFGGAIFAKGSNSILDIDNSNFNDNFAYANNNNSKGGAIMLYDGAKLSLKNSNFNGNVAVDGGAIYVAPNSVLTVNDTHFQDNSAINSDINKGGAICSEGSVDIDNSLFMGNEAVKGGAIYATNGNINISATGFDSNSGNENVNEAFGGAICLDSNVVANINDCSFLVNSANNGGAIFAGSNNNVNISKNSFLSNSANNGGDSLLGGAICLGEDNNVTVADSTFRFNNAGAYGGAIFNEGNLTLINSTFIRNNAGVEGSIFSYGSNSELNLHNVTADAKNIVNNYNNVTENVTFITKTAIDGISENSANEIIVNGTVSPTATGNLTIELTNMETGEIINDVGTVDNGQFTVNLGQITAGNYSIVVKFDENRNYTSSQAKSSFTITGVPVELESSDVVKYYNNGTQLAVNLTNENGVPIANQTIVLTVDGMDYSNITNSNGTAKFDLNMGPGNYTGEISYYGSGIYEPANITVNIEILSRIIANDINMMYKDGTRYNVTVLDEQGNVIAGETVTVILNGQYFKNLTYSINANENGVASLPINLAPGNYEITAVYDNNSITTNITVNPMSYDLVNNSDIVMYYKNGTQYMVTLVDAYGNPVANAAVSVILNGQYFHNLKYSRITNADGVASLPINLAPGNYEITAVYGSVQSTSTVTVLERKDSLMADNIVKYYRNGTQYTVKLLDGNGNPLANQVITLTLNGQNFKNVNYNVLTDENGVASLTINLLAGEYTISAKYGSASITTGITVLPVLVANNLVKAYGKPASFTASIVDGQGMPLPGEKLTFSIKFPSNTISYTMVTNGEGIASLPINLIPGNYKITVTAENGASSTAVVKVVS, encoded by the coding sequence ATGATAAAAAAGGTAATGGTTTTATTAACTATCTTAATTTTTGTATTTTCTGTCTCTGCTATTTCAGCAGAAGATAATAATGATTTGAATTATTCAGACCTTCAATCCTCAATTGATCAATCTGGTGATTCTATAGATTTAACATCAGATTACACAAGGGCTGAAGGTGAAAAATGGGTTACCATCAATAAGAACATTACAATCAATGGTAATGACCATACAATTGATGGAAATGGGTATTATGTATTTGACATTCCAAAGAATACAGTTGTAATTTTTAATAACATTAAATTTATTAACAGCTTAAGGCCTATTGACAATGCAGGAACCGTTATATTGAATGATTGTACTTTCAATGACAATAATGGTGCCGTTAACTGTTATGCTGGAAGTACTTTGGAAATCAATAATTGTATTTTTACCAACAATGGTAGGGTAGCTACTAATGCAATGGGTGGTGCCATCAGTATTACTAATGCCAAAGTTACAATTTCCAATTCACAATTCACCAACAACGTTGTAAACTACAATGGAACCAATCCGGATTATAATTCAGGTTTTGGTTTTGGTGGTGCAATTTTTGCTAAAGGCTCAAATTCCATTTTAGATATAGATAATTCCAATTTCAATGATAATTTTGCATATGCAAACAACAATAACTCAAAAGGTGGAGCTATTATGTTGTATGATGGAGCAAAATTATCTCTAAAGAATTCAAATTTCAATGGGAATGTTGCAGTTGATGGTGGTGCAATTTACGTTGCTCCAAATTCAGTTTTAACTGTAAACGATACTCATTTTCAAGACAATAGCGCTATAAATTCAGATATTAATAAAGGAGGGGCAATTTGTAGTGAAGGATCAGTGGACATTGATAACTCTCTTTTTATGGGCAATGAGGCTGTAAAAGGAGGTGCTATATATGCAACAAATGGAAACATTAATATTTCCGCAACTGGATTTGATAGCAATTCTGGAAATGAAAATGTTAATGAGGCATTTGGTGGTGCAATATGTTTGGATTCTAATGTTGTGGCCAATATAAATGATTGTTCTTTCCTTGTAAATTCCGCTAACAATGGTGGGGCCATATTTGCAGGCAGCAATAATAATGTCAACATTTCTAAAAATTCATTCTTAAGCAATTCCGCTAACAATGGAGGGGATTCTTTATTGGGTGGTGCGATCTGTTTAGGTGAAGATAATAATGTGACAGTTGCCGATTCTACATTTAGATTCAATAACGCTGGAGCTTATGGAGGAGCTATTTTCAATGAAGGAAATCTAACCCTTATCAATTCCACATTCATAAGAAATAATGCTGGTGTTGAAGGAAGCATATTCTCCTACGGCTCCAATTCTGAGTTAAATTTGCATAATGTAACTGCAGACGCTAAAAACATAGTCAACAATTATAATAATGTAACAGAAAACGTGACTTTTATAACAAAGACAGCTATTGACGGCATTTCTGAAAATTCTGCCAATGAAATAATTGTTAATGGTACTGTAAGTCCTACTGCAACTGGTAATTTAACTATTGAACTTACTAACATGGAGACAGGTGAAATTATAAATGATGTTGGTACTGTTGATAATGGGCAATTTACAGTTAATTTAGGCCAAATCACTGCTGGAAACTATAGTATTGTTGTTAAATTTGATGAGAATAGGAATTATACCTCTTCTCAAGCAAAAAGCAGTTTTACAATAACTGGTGTTCCTGTGGAATTAGAATCATCAGATGTTGTCAAATATTATAACAACGGAACTCAATTGGCCGTTAATTTGACTAATGAAAATGGTGTTCCAATAGCTAATCAAACAATTGTATTGACTGTTGACGGTATGGATTATTCAAATATTACAAATTCCAATGGTACTGCAAAATTCGATCTTAATATGGGTCCTGGAAATTACACAGGCGAAATCTCTTATTATGGCAGTGGAATTTATGAACCTGCAAACATTACTGTAAATATTGAAATATTGTCTAGAATCATTGCAAATGACATTAACATGATGTATAAAGATGGTACAAGATATAATGTCACAGTCTTAGATGAACAGGGAAATGTTATTGCTGGCGAAACCGTAACCGTAATTCTCAATGGCCAGTACTTCAAAAATCTTACATATTCCATTAATGCAAATGAAAATGGTGTTGCTAGCTTGCCTATTAATCTGGCTCCTGGAAACTATGAGATAACTGCAGTATATGATAATAATTCAATTACAACAAACATAACTGTAAATCCTATGAGCTATGATTTAGTAAACAATAGTGACATTGTAATGTATTATAAAAACGGCACTCAATATATGGTAACTCTTGTTGACGCATATGGAAACCCTGTTGCCAATGCCGCAGTATCTGTGATTCTCAATGGTCAATATTTCCACAATCTTAAGTACAGCAGGATAACTAATGCTGATGGTGTTGCTAGCTTACCTATTAATTTGGCTCCTGGAAACTATGAAATAACTGCTGTCTACGGTTCTGTTCAGTCCACAAGCACAGTAACAGTATTGGAACGTAAGGACAGTTTGATGGCTGACAATATTGTAAAATACTATAGGAATGGCACTCAATATACTGTAAAGCTATTGGATGGAAATGGAAATCCTTTAGCAAATCAGGTTATCACATTAACTCTCAATGGTCAAAACTTTAAAAACGTTAATTACAATGTGTTAACCGATGAAAATGGTGTTGCAAGCTTAACAATTAATCTGTTGGCTGGAGAGTATACCATTAGTGCCAAGTATGGTTCAGCTTCTATTACAACCGGCATTACTGTTTTGCCTGTTTTGGTAGCTAACAATTTAGTTAAAGCATATGGCAAACCTGCAAGTTTCACAGCTAGTATTGTTGATGGTCAGGGCATGCCGCTTCCTGGCGAGAAACTCACTTTCTCCATTAAATTCCCATCCAATACCATTTCCTATACTATGGTTACTAATGGTGAAGGTATTGCAAGTCTGCCTATTAACTTGATTCCTGGCAATTACAAAATCACTGTAACTGCTGAGAATGGGGCAAGTTCAACTGCTGTTGTAAAAGTGGTTTCTTAA
- a CDS encoding zinc ribbon domain-containing protein: MGFCNSCGKPMGKKDYGTNEDGSPNMDYCNDCFQNGEFTEPDITLNEMIVRKSKEMMAKNPNLRETEATGITTGFLPGLKRWYQEPDYDEL, from the coding sequence ATGGGATTTTGTAATTCTTGTGGTAAACCTATGGGAAAAAAAGATTATGGGACCAATGAGGATGGTAGCCCAAATATGGATTATTGTAATGATTGTTTTCAAAATGGAGAATTTACAGAACCGGACATCACTCTTAATGAAATGATTGTAAGAAAATCAAAAGAAATGATGGCAAAAAATCCTAATTTAAGAGAAACAGAAGCTACTGGAATCACTACAGGATTTTTACCAGGATTAAAACGTTGGTATCAAGAACCTGATTATGATGAACTTTAA